In Horticoccus luteus, the following proteins share a genomic window:
- a CDS encoding ABC transporter permease has translation MNDEPQPSSACRPGAPTPPPSSATSALPLPSSPIAPPSPALGSPPATSALAPADASSPPSAVLPPPGPPHPPDEQPTESFRSPWDLTIRRFARHKLGMGSFFLLCILYVLAAGCEFFAPTTREWRDLRHSYCPPQPLHFSRDGFHVGALRRLDNPVTFARTYLEDPAVRIPLGFFVRGEPYRLFGLIPLDRHFFGVDREKLAALGRDRDPDAVFYLLGADKYGRDVLSRLIYGARISLSVGLISIVVTFVLGVTLGGISGYVGGGWDNVIQRTIEVINSLPQLPLWLAIGAIFPADWSSLTVYFCVTIALSLLAWTGLARVVRGKILALREEDYAVAARLLGASHARVLFRHLVPGFASHIIVTLTLSVPGMILGETVLSFLGLGLRPPIVSWGVMLQDCQNLQTVGHYPWLLAPVLFIVLTILAFNFAGDALRDAADPYSSR, from the coding sequence ATGAACGACGAGCCTCAGCCCTCCTCCGCCTGTCGGCCGGGTGCCCCCACCCCGCCGCCCTCGTCCGCCACCTCCGCTCTCCCGCTCCCCTCCTCTCCCATCGCCCCGCCCTCGCCCGCGCTCGGCTCTCCTCCCGCCACCTCCGCCCTGGCACCCGCCGACGCGAGTTCGCCGCCCTCCGCCGTCCTTCCCCCGCCCGGCCCGCCCCACCCACCCGACGAACAGCCCACGGAATCCTTCCGCTCGCCCTGGGATCTCACGATCCGCCGCTTCGCCCGCCACAAGCTCGGCATGGGCTCGTTCTTTCTCCTCTGCATCCTCTACGTGCTCGCCGCCGGCTGCGAATTCTTCGCGCCCACCACCCGCGAATGGCGCGACCTCCGCCACTCCTACTGCCCGCCGCAACCGCTGCATTTTTCCCGCGACGGATTCCACGTCGGCGCGCTCCGCCGCCTCGACAACCCCGTCACCTTCGCCCGCACCTACCTGGAAGATCCCGCCGTGCGCATTCCTCTCGGCTTCTTCGTCCGCGGCGAACCTTACCGCCTCTTCGGCCTGATCCCCCTCGACCGGCACTTCTTCGGCGTCGACCGCGAAAAACTCGCCGCCCTCGGTCGCGACCGCGATCCCGACGCCGTGTTCTATCTCCTCGGCGCCGACAAATACGGCCGCGACGTCCTCTCGCGCCTCATCTACGGCGCGCGCATCAGTCTCTCCGTCGGCCTGATCTCGATCGTCGTCACCTTTGTGCTCGGCGTCACCCTCGGCGGCATCTCCGGCTACGTCGGCGGCGGTTGGGATAACGTCATCCAGCGCACGATCGAAGTGATCAACTCCCTCCCGCAACTCCCGCTCTGGCTCGCCATCGGCGCCATCTTTCCCGCCGACTGGTCGTCGCTCACGGTTTATTTTTGCGTCACCATTGCGCTCAGCCTCCTCGCCTGGACCGGCCTCGCCCGCGTCGTGCGCGGCAAGATTCTCGCGCTGCGCGAAGAAGATTACGCCGTCGCCGCGCGCCTCCTCGGCGCGAGCCACGCGCGCGTCCTGTTTCGCCACCTCGTGCCGGGATTCGCGAGCCACATCATCGTCACGCTCACGCTCAGCGTCCCCGGCATGATCTTGGGTGAAACGGTGCTCAGCTTTCTCGGCCTCGGCCTGCGCCCCCCGATCGTGAGCTGGGGCGTGATGCTGCAAGACTGCCAGAACCTCCAGACCGTCGGCCACTATCCGTGGCTGCTCGCGCCCGTGCTGTTCATCGTGCTGACGATCCTCGCCTTCAACTTCGCCGGCGACGCCCTCCGCGACGCCGCCGACCCGTATTCCTCGCGCTGA
- a CDS encoding type II toxin-antitoxin system Phd/YefM family antitoxin — translation MKTRSVTLGAFEAKNRFSDLIERVGRGAEITITKHNTPVARLVPVNDAAAARRKRAVAELRAVRPRYALNGTSLRELIEEGRR, via the coding sequence ATGAAAACGCGTTCTGTGACCCTGGGTGCCTTTGAAGCGAAAAATCGTTTCTCAGACTTGATCGAACGCGTCGGTCGGGGCGCCGAGATCACCATCACCAAGCATAACACCCCGGTTGCGAGGCTCGTGCCGGTCAATGACGCTGCTGCCGCCCGCCGCAAACGCGCCGTCGCCGAACTGCGCGCGGTGCGTCCGCGCTATGCGCTCAACGGCACCTCTCTTCGCGAGCTGATCGAAGAAGGCCGCCGATGA
- a CDS encoding pirin family protein, with product MKTTATPTAASTVTVHPAAARGHADHGWLNTAHSFSFADYYDPAHMGFRSLRVINDDHIAAGRGFPTHPHRDMEIFSYILAGALAHRDSLGNVRVLSPGQVQLMSAGSGVTHSEFNPSATEPAHLLQIWILPRERGLTPSYTEWQPRADAADRAKTLLISPDGRDGSATIHQDAVIHRLRLKAGETVTHDLASGRGAWLQVIAGELTFNDTPLAAGDGASTETAGRLTFTAATPVEALLFDLQ from the coding sequence ATGAAAACCACCGCCACTCCGACCGCCGCCTCGACTGTCACCGTGCACCCCGCCGCCGCCCGCGGCCACGCCGATCACGGCTGGCTCAACACCGCCCACTCCTTCTCGTTCGCCGATTACTACGATCCCGCGCACATGGGTTTTCGTTCCCTGCGCGTCATCAACGACGACCACATCGCCGCCGGCCGCGGCTTCCCCACGCACCCGCACCGCGACATGGAAATCTTCAGCTACATCCTCGCCGGCGCCCTCGCCCATCGCGACAGCCTCGGCAACGTGCGCGTGCTTTCGCCCGGCCAGGTGCAGCTCATGAGCGCCGGCTCCGGCGTCACGCACAGCGAATTCAACCCCTCCGCCACCGAGCCCGCGCACCTCCTGCAAATCTGGATCCTCCCCCGCGAACGCGGCCTCACGCCCAGCTACACCGAATGGCAGCCGCGCGCCGACGCCGCCGATCGCGCGAAGACTCTCCTCATCTCCCCCGACGGTCGCGACGGCTCCGCCACCATCCATCAAGACGCCGTCATCCACCGCCTCCGGCTCAAGGCCGGCGAAACCGTCACGCACGATCTCGCCTCCGGTCGCGGCGCCTGGCTGCAAGTCATCGCCGGCGAATTAACCTTCAACGACACCCCGCTCGCCGCCGGCGATGGCGCCAGCACCGAAACCGCCGGCCGTCTCACCTTCACCGCCGCCACGCCCGTCGAAGCCCTCCTCTTCGATCTGCAATAA
- a CDS encoding mandelate racemase/muconate lactonizing enzyme family protein translates to MSPITSVEIGRFDYAVAGEFKFFRPGPDGRVTRPSVLVRLTDADGVTGWGQAVPVPSWTYETVESVLTTLQHHLAPLLIGRDPADFAGLHAAMNAAIRPAFSVGQPLCKAALDLACHDLVGHQRGVPASQLLGPSPVAAPLSTLTLSWTVASPKMEVVERQLAEGAARGYRNFNIKVGAPQSADYDLALARRVRAFAPAGFLWADANTGYTPAEALALAPRLRDAGVDVLESPLPPTQIRGYQALKRQAALPIYMDEGILAPEVAAEFIALECLDGIAMKPARNAGLWPSAQIVRLLRDRGLGVLGSGLTDPDLSLSAAAHLFAWSGVTQPCALNGPQFLADSLSLTPLALDSDQLTLSTAPGLGLTLDPRAAARLERVASA, encoded by the coding sequence ATGTCACCCATCACTTCCGTCGAAATCGGCCGCTTCGACTACGCCGTCGCCGGCGAATTCAAATTCTTCCGCCCCGGCCCGGACGGCCGCGTCACGCGCCCCTCCGTGCTCGTGCGCCTCACCGATGCCGACGGCGTCACCGGCTGGGGGCAGGCCGTCCCCGTGCCCTCGTGGACTTACGAAACCGTCGAAAGCGTGCTCACCACGTTGCAGCACCATCTCGCTCCCCTGCTCATCGGCCGCGATCCCGCCGACTTCGCCGGCCTGCACGCCGCCATGAACGCCGCCATCCGCCCCGCGTTCTCCGTCGGTCAACCGCTCTGCAAAGCCGCCCTCGACCTCGCCTGTCACGACCTCGTCGGCCACCAGCGCGGCGTGCCTGCCTCGCAACTTCTCGGGCCTTCCCCCGTCGCCGCGCCCCTCTCCACGCTCACGTTGAGCTGGACGGTGGCGTCGCCGAAAATGGAGGTCGTCGAACGCCAGCTCGCCGAAGGCGCCGCCCGCGGCTACCGCAACTTCAACATCAAGGTCGGCGCGCCCCAATCCGCCGACTACGACCTCGCGCTCGCCCGCCGCGTCCGCGCGTTCGCGCCCGCCGGTTTCCTCTGGGCCGACGCCAATACCGGTTACACGCCCGCCGAGGCCCTTGCCCTCGCGCCGCGCCTGCGCGACGCGGGCGTCGACGTGCTCGAATCGCCGCTCCCGCCCACGCAGATTCGCGGCTATCAAGCGCTCAAACGCCAGGCCGCGCTCCCCATTTACATGGATGAAGGCATCCTCGCGCCCGAAGTCGCCGCCGAGTTCATCGCCCTCGAATGCCTCGATGGCATCGCGATGAAGCCCGCCCGCAACGCCGGCCTCTGGCCCTCCGCGCAAATCGTCCGCCTTCTCCGCGACCGCGGCCTCGGCGTCCTCGGCTCCGGCCTCACCGATCCCGATCTCTCGCTCAGCGCCGCCGCCCACCTCTTCGCATGGAGCGGCGTCACGCAACCCTGCGCGCTCAACGGCCCGCAATTCCTCGCCGACTCCCTCTCTCTCACGCCGCTCGCGCTCGATAGCGACCAGCTCACGTTGTCCACCGCGCCCGGCCTCGGCCTCACGCTCGACCCCCGCGCCGCCGCCCGCCTCGAACGCGTCGCCTCCGCCTGA
- a CDS encoding Gfo/Idh/MocA family protein, which produces MQPIRYGVVGAGVIANYMARAFTEGRDSIAVALADVNRTAAEKLAPALGQPRIVADYRELLADPAIDAVYLATPPFLHRPMTIEALRAGKHVCCEKPFMLTQAEVRDVLAVQREHPHLKVNCASSRYLATGTAQRARALIAAGDLGRLYRVSYEQVIGAPKPGSTLPPWRNDPAKNGGGITFDWGPYDLDWLAFVLGDLFRPRVVFAVTGHYFPLTPERVPPCLDVDGYYSAEIICDHGLTIHWERRAAEHGPSRHNIELRGTRAGLDTYFMPLPERPGMVHHAYLGTDELKSTVLPDAPPNWDDTMVNPIRDLSRAILEDRPTANTLADNLRIHGVLDAVLASARTQQAIRVAE; this is translated from the coding sequence ATGCAACCCATCCGTTACGGCGTCGTCGGCGCCGGTGTCATCGCCAACTACATGGCCCGCGCCTTCACCGAGGGCCGTGACTCCATCGCCGTCGCTCTCGCCGACGTCAATCGCACCGCCGCCGAGAAACTCGCGCCCGCCCTCGGCCAGCCGCGCATCGTCGCCGATTATCGCGAGCTCCTCGCCGACCCCGCCATCGACGCCGTCTATCTCGCCACCCCGCCTTTCCTGCACCGCCCGATGACGATCGAGGCCCTTCGCGCCGGCAAACACGTCTGCTGCGAAAAACCCTTCATGCTCACGCAGGCCGAAGTGCGCGACGTGCTCGCCGTGCAACGCGAACACCCGCACCTCAAGGTCAACTGCGCCTCGTCCCGCTACCTCGCCACCGGCACCGCGCAACGCGCCCGCGCCCTGATCGCCGCCGGCGACCTGGGCCGCCTCTACCGCGTCTCCTACGAACAGGTCATCGGCGCACCCAAACCCGGCAGCACCCTTCCGCCCTGGCGCAACGACCCCGCGAAAAACGGCGGCGGCATCACCTTCGACTGGGGTCCTTACGATCTCGACTGGCTCGCGTTCGTCCTCGGCGATCTCTTCCGCCCCCGCGTCGTCTTCGCCGTCACCGGCCATTACTTTCCGCTCACCCCCGAACGCGTGCCACCGTGCCTCGATGTCGACGGCTATTACAGCGCCGAGATCATCTGCGATCACGGCCTCACGATTCACTGGGAACGCCGCGCCGCCGAACACGGCCCCTCCCGCCACAACATCGAGCTCCGCGGCACGCGCGCCGGCCTCGACACCTATTTCATGCCGCTCCCCGAACGCCCGGGCATGGTCCATCACGCCTACCTCGGCACCGATGAACTCAAGTCCACCGTCCTGCCCGATGCGCCGCCCAATTGGGACGACACCATGGTCAACCCCATCCGCGACCTCAGCCGCGCCATCCTCGAAGATCGCCCCACCGCAAACACCCTCGCCGACAATCTCCGCATCCACGGCGTCCTCGACGCCGTCCTCGCGTCCGCCCGCACGCAGCAAGCCATCCGCGTCGCCGAATAA
- a CDS encoding ABC transporter permease encodes MAWHHAFVWRRVLTLIPTLAAISVIIFFIVQAPPGDFITSKSMELSLNGDPSAGAQLEDLRKTFRFDEPPLQQYADWMGFKWFVTFRPADAGLLQGNLGRSMASNLPVNEILGDRLALTFVISFLTILVTWFIALPIGIYSAVKPYTLGDYFLTLIGFVGMSVPPFLLALVLMYASGEYFGVNVSGLFSVRYAADPAWSWGKFVDLLQHVWVPVIVLGVGSTAVMIRVMRANLLDELKKPYVVAARAKGVRPLKLLLKYPVRIALNPFVSGIASLFPQLVSGGAIVALVLSLPTIGPMLMMALLNEDTYFAASMLMLLSVLGAFGTLVSDLLLLWLDPRIRFTGGRK; translated from the coding sequence ATCGCCTGGCACCACGCCTTCGTCTGGCGCCGCGTCCTCACCCTCATCCCCACGCTCGCCGCCATTTCCGTCATCATCTTCTTCATCGTCCAGGCGCCCCCCGGCGACTTCATCACCTCGAAGAGCATGGAGCTGTCGCTCAACGGCGACCCCAGCGCCGGCGCGCAACTCGAAGACCTGCGCAAAACCTTCCGCTTCGACGAACCGCCCCTGCAGCAATACGCCGACTGGATGGGCTTCAAGTGGTTCGTCACCTTCCGCCCCGCCGACGCCGGCCTCCTCCAAGGCAACCTCGGCCGCTCGATGGCCAGCAACCTGCCCGTCAACGAAATCCTCGGCGACCGCCTCGCGCTCACCTTCGTCATTTCGTTTCTCACCATCCTCGTCACCTGGTTCATCGCCCTGCCCATCGGCATCTACTCCGCCGTCAAACCCTACACGCTCGGCGATTATTTTCTCACGCTCATCGGCTTCGTCGGCATGTCCGTGCCGCCGTTTCTCCTCGCCCTCGTGCTCATGTATGCCAGCGGCGAATATTTCGGCGTCAACGTCTCCGGCCTCTTCAGCGTGCGCTACGCCGCCGACCCCGCGTGGTCGTGGGGCAAGTTCGTCGATCTCCTCCAGCACGTCTGGGTGCCCGTCATCGTCCTCGGCGTCGGCAGCACCGCCGTGATGATCCGCGTCATGCGCGCCAACCTCCTCGACGAGTTGAAAAAACCCTACGTCGTCGCCGCCCGCGCCAAAGGCGTCCGCCCGTTGAAACTCCTCCTCAAGTATCCCGTGCGCATCGCCCTCAATCCTTTCGTCTCCGGCATCGCTTCGCTCTTCCCGCAACTCGTCTCCGGTGGCGCGATCGTCGCCCTCGTGCTCAGCCTCCCCACGATCGGCCCGATGCTCATGATGGCGCTCCTCAACGAAGACACCTACTTCGCCGCCTCGATGCTCATGCTCCTGAGCGTGCTCGGCGCCTTCGGCACGCTCGTCAGCGATCTCCTCCTGCTCTGGCTCGACCCCCGCATCCGCTTCACCGGAGGCCGCAAATGA
- a CDS encoding helix-turn-helix domain-containing protein, whose protein sequence is MPIQLNLDQVMADRGITLTELAARVDLTLANLSILKTNKAKAVRFSTLEALCRELKCQPGDLLEFVKEK, encoded by the coding sequence ATGCCCATCCAACTCAATCTCGACCAAGTGATGGCTGACCGCGGCATCACGCTCACTGAGCTGGCGGCGCGCGTGGACCTCACCCTCGCCAACCTTTCGATTTTAAAAACCAACAAAGCGAAAGCGGTGCGCTTCAGCACCCTCGAAGCATTATGCCGGGAACTGAAATGTCAGCCCGGCGACCTGCTCGAATTCGTAAAAGAAAAATGA
- a CDS encoding sugar phosphate isomerase/epimerase family protein, translating to MSFPNPLVLFNNHFVGHRRAYPWRTRLAVAADLGFDGYEFHPLEPHDDQNWDQATAAYRASGLHLAGMYIVAKGITDDEFPRFDAEVTRAKQIIDRLAALDPHAFVNFTIFSNPAGQSTPDYRDAGSAQAEPRHWERAALMLREIDAHLAARGLTGNLYNHIWFMIDTPAAQLRALREAGAKVLRPGLALFHAFFHLGVPDLPDVLAQPGMEQLDYFAVLNGWPKPAEPFRTRPLDDGNIDVAAALGLLWSRGYRGPIVSQAYDLGGDPYETARRARDYLRDVHARFERNPALNPFA from the coding sequence ATGTCCTTCCCCAATCCCCTCGTCCTCTTCAACAACCACTTCGTCGGCCACCGCCGCGCGTATCCCTGGCGCACGCGCCTCGCCGTCGCCGCCGACCTCGGCTTCGACGGCTACGAGTTCCACCCCCTCGAACCCCACGACGATCAAAACTGGGACCAGGCCACCGCCGCTTACCGCGCGAGCGGTCTCCACCTCGCCGGCATGTATATTGTCGCCAAGGGCATCACCGACGATGAGTTCCCGCGCTTCGACGCCGAGGTCACGCGCGCGAAACAAATCATCGACCGCCTCGCCGCGCTCGACCCGCACGCCTTCGTCAACTTCACCATCTTCAGCAACCCCGCCGGCCAGTCCACGCCCGACTATCGCGACGCCGGCTCCGCCCAAGCCGAGCCCCGCCACTGGGAACGCGCTGCGCTCATGCTCCGCGAAATCGATGCCCACCTCGCCGCCCGCGGCCTCACCGGCAATCTCTACAACCACATCTGGTTCATGATCGACACGCCCGCCGCGCAACTCCGCGCGCTGCGCGAAGCCGGCGCGAAAGTCCTCCGTCCCGGCCTCGCGCTTTTCCACGCGTTCTTCCACCTCGGCGTCCCCGACCTTCCCGACGTGCTCGCCCAACCCGGCATGGAGCAACTCGACTACTTCGCCGTGCTCAACGGCTGGCCCAAACCCGCCGAACCTTTCCGCACGCGCCCCCTCGACGATGGCAACATCGACGTCGCCGCCGCCCTCGGCCTCCTCTGGTCGCGCGGCTACCGCGGCCCGATCGTCTCGCAAGCCTACGACCTCGGCGGCGATCCCTACGAAACCGCCCGCCGCGCCCGCGATTATCTGCGCGACGTCCACGCCCGCTTCGAGCGCAACCCCGCGCTCAACCCCTTCGCCTGA
- a CDS encoding LysR family transcriptional regulator, with amino-acid sequence MVRPMELRQLRYFVAVAESGNISRAAQKIFLTQPALSRQIKALEEEIGQCLLERQAHSIRLTPAGEAMLHEARELLARVDGVVERVRTGAAGGRLRIGYAPSLASGLLSPAVANFTQVHPGTRVELQDLSTGEMLAGLEAGELDVIVTIAPRGETRGLTWTPLVRSPWRLAVGLKHPLARQNRVTPAAVAAEPLLIYSQSDYPEYWETVTAWLKEHGLRARVAGEYNGVDSLLAAVESGLGVALVAERIARLFPARTRMKVVSAPPGDLCIAAGCRTDRASDKRLAVFVEELRGAAAGMVDGG; translated from the coding sequence ATGGTGCGGCCAATGGAGCTCCGCCAGTTGCGTTACTTTGTCGCGGTGGCCGAGAGCGGTAACATCAGCCGTGCGGCCCAGAAGATTTTTCTCACGCAGCCCGCGCTCAGCCGGCAGATCAAGGCGTTGGAGGAGGAAATCGGGCAATGCCTGTTGGAGCGGCAGGCGCACTCGATCCGGCTCACGCCGGCGGGCGAGGCGATGTTGCACGAAGCGCGGGAGCTCCTGGCGCGGGTGGACGGCGTGGTGGAGCGGGTGCGCACGGGGGCGGCGGGCGGGCGGCTGCGGATCGGTTACGCGCCGTCGCTGGCGAGTGGTCTGCTGTCACCGGCGGTGGCCAACTTCACGCAGGTGCATCCGGGGACGCGCGTGGAGCTGCAGGATCTCTCGACGGGGGAAATGCTCGCGGGCCTCGAGGCGGGCGAACTCGACGTGATCGTGACGATCGCGCCGCGCGGGGAGACGCGCGGGTTGACGTGGACGCCGCTGGTGCGTTCGCCGTGGCGGCTGGCGGTGGGGCTCAAACATCCGCTCGCGCGGCAGAACCGGGTGACGCCGGCGGCGGTGGCGGCGGAGCCGCTGTTGATCTACAGCCAGAGCGATTATCCCGAGTATTGGGAAACGGTGACCGCGTGGTTGAAGGAGCACGGGCTGCGGGCGCGCGTCGCGGGGGAATACAATGGCGTGGACAGTCTGCTGGCAGCGGTGGAGTCAGGGCTGGGGGTGGCGCTGGTGGCGGAGCGGATTGCGCGGCTGTTTCCGGCGCGGACGCGGATGAAGGTGGTGAGTGCGCCGCCGGGGGATTTGTGCATCGCGGCGGGTTGCCGCACGGATCGCGCGAGCGACAAGCGGCTGGCGGTCTTCGTGGAGGAATTGCGCGGCGCGGCGGCGGGGATGGTGGACGGCGGGTGA
- a CDS encoding DoxX family protein: MKLITRLTHTTASFAPTLARLTLGLVMFPHGAQKALGWFGGYGYHGTMGFFTGTLHIPAVFAFLAIVAEFVGSLALIAGFFSRLAAFGIAANMTVAILTVHAANGYFMNWSGSQKGEGFEYHLLALGLALIVMIYGAGRASIDARLAAKSA; encoded by the coding sequence ATGAAACTCATCACCCGCCTCACTCACACCACCGCCAGCTTTGCGCCCACCCTCGCCCGCCTCACGCTCGGCCTCGTCATGTTTCCCCACGGCGCGCAAAAAGCGCTCGGCTGGTTTGGTGGCTATGGCTACCACGGCACCATGGGCTTCTTCACCGGCACCCTGCACATCCCCGCCGTCTTCGCCTTCCTCGCCATCGTCGCCGAATTCGTCGGGTCGCTCGCGCTCATCGCCGGCTTCTTCAGTCGCCTCGCCGCCTTCGGTATCGCCGCCAACATGACCGTCGCGATCCTCACCGTGCACGCCGCCAACGGCTACTTCATGAACTGGTCCGGCAGTCAGAAAGGCGAAGGCTTCGAATACCACCTCCTCGCGCTCGGCCTCGCGTTGATCGTGATGATCTACGGCGCCGGCCGCGCGTCCATCGACGCCCGCCTCGCCGCCAAATCGGCCTGA
- a CDS encoding DUF2975 domain-containing protein codes for MKSSINLPRLLRALFAFLRIMTLILAVFWLVTLTYNTWIQHYFGRHIIATVGEISLPTAPGALNLTSATAPAKSLSLSSVRGTLQVDLASQDPALGSALRLAIIPSMAVLIAFSYVLFTALRDLCGNLARGEVFNDINLRLVRRIGVNLIAYCLVSAGLEIWASFVLGHYFQQHVVLTGLQTPLPFGSASTLQFHLSPGLITAQGGVLIGCLVLVVAEAFRQGLALKAENDLTV; via the coding sequence ATGAAATCCTCCATCAATCTCCCCCGCCTGCTTCGCGCGCTTTTCGCCTTTCTGCGCATCATGACACTCATCCTCGCCGTCTTCTGGCTGGTGACGCTCACCTATAATACTTGGATCCAACACTACTTCGGACGGCACATCATCGCGACGGTGGGCGAAATCTCCCTGCCGACCGCGCCCGGCGCGCTCAACCTCACGTCCGCCACGGCTCCGGCTAAATCGCTGTCCCTCTCATCGGTGCGCGGCACCCTACAGGTCGATCTGGCCAGCCAAGACCCCGCCCTGGGATCTGCTCTTCGGCTCGCGATCATTCCGTCGATGGCGGTGCTGATCGCGTTTTCGTATGTGCTCTTCACGGCCCTGCGCGACTTATGCGGCAACCTCGCCCGTGGCGAAGTCTTCAACGACATCAACCTCCGCTTGGTCCGCCGCATCGGGGTGAATCTCATCGCCTACTGCTTGGTCAGTGCGGGGCTGGAGATCTGGGCCTCGTTTGTGCTGGGGCACTATTTCCAGCAACACGTCGTCCTCACCGGGTTGCAAACGCCCTTGCCGTTCGGGAGCGCCTCCACACTGCAATTCCATCTCTCCCCCGGCCTGATCACGGCCCAAGGCGGCGTGCTGATTGGCTGCCTCGTGCTCGTGGTGGCGGAAGCCTTCCGACAAGGACTCGCGCTCAAAGCCGAAAACGATCTCACCGTCTGA
- a CDS encoding type II toxin-antitoxin system VapC family toxin, giving the protein MNDFVLDCSAALAWVFADEVTPATESLMDDLVKGAHAWVPAVWPLEIANVMLGAQRRGRIDKAGVEKYLATLKTLDIEIDDETGSLAWNKILGLGERYNLTSYDAAYLELALRKGLPLASLDQLLRAACTRAGGRLVL; this is encoded by the coding sequence ATGAACGATTTCGTCCTGGATTGCTCGGCCGCGCTGGCTTGGGTGTTCGCGGACGAAGTTACTCCGGCCACCGAGTCCTTGATGGATGACCTGGTCAAAGGCGCTCACGCTTGGGTGCCCGCGGTCTGGCCGCTCGAAATCGCCAACGTCATGCTCGGTGCTCAACGACGCGGGCGCATCGACAAAGCCGGCGTGGAGAAATACCTCGCCACGCTCAAGACCCTCGACATCGAAATCGACGACGAGACGGGCTCTCTCGCTTGGAACAAGATTCTGGGGCTGGGCGAACGCTACAACCTCACCTCCTACGATGCCGCCTACCTTGAACTGGCCCTGCGCAAGGGCCTGCCCCTCGCGTCGCTCGACCAGCTCCTCCGCGCCGCTTGTACACGGGCAGGCGGCCGGCTGGTGTTGTAG